The window AAAGTCAATCAGGCCCGCGCGCAGCAGCAGGGCGCGCACCTTGTCATAGGCGCCGTGAATATCGCCCACCACCCACAGCGCCTTCACGCGCCGCCCCCACCTAGGCGCGGCGTCACGCCGGGGCCCCTGCCTGACCGCTTCTGTTCCCGCTGAAGGCCGCTGTGCACATGCCGGAGTCTACCCCCCGGCGCGCCTGGGGGGGCCTCATACGCCGCCGTCCTCGTCCTCGGGGGCCGCTTCGCCCTGCGGCAGGGTGCGCCACTTGGTCATGCGCTCGGAGATGTCGTCCTGAATGCGGCGCACGTTCGTTTCCAGGCCCGAACGCGCCGCGTCCAGCTGGTGGCGCAGGCGCATGATCTCTTCCACGCCCGCCAGATTCACGCCAAGTTCCTGGGTGAGGCGGCGGATCTCGCGCAGGTGCTCAATGTCGCGCTCGCTGTACAGCCGCGTTTTGCCGCTGCTGCGCCCCGGGCGGATCAGCTGCTTGCGCTCGTACAGCCGCAGCGTCTGGGGGTGCATGTCCACCAGTTCCGCCGCAATCGAGATCACGTACACGGGCCGGTCACGCGGGTCCAGGCGGCCGTCCGGGGCGGGCAGGGCGTCCGGGCGGGCGGCCTGCTGGCGCAGTTCGCCTTCCAGGCGCTCAATCTCGGCCTCGAATTCGCCCTGTAGGTCGTCCAGCTCGTGCTGCAGGCGCATGACCTCTTCTACGCCCGCCAGGTTCACGCCAAGTTCCTGGGTCAGGCGACGAATCTCGCGCAGGTGCTCAATGTCGCGCTCGCTGTACAGCCGCGTTTTGCCGCTGCTGCGCCCGGGACGGATCAGGCCCTTGCGCTCGTACAGCCGCAGCGTCTGGGGGTGCATGTCCACCAGTTCCGCCGCCACGGAGATCACGTATACGGGCCGGTGTTTGGCGTCAGAGGGCATAACGTCCCTTGAGTATACCGGAGTCAGTTTTGCTGCGGCGCTCCGGCGGACCGGGGGTCGTGCAGGCGCCGCACATTTACCGCCAGCGCGCCCTGCACACGCCCCGG of the Deinococcus aquaedulcis genome contains:
- the hspR gene encoding heat shock protein transcriptional repressor HspR, fused homodimer type; protein product: MPSDAKHRPVYVISVAAELVDMHPQTLRLYERKGLIRPGRSSGKTRLYSERDIEHLREIRRLTQELGVNLAGVEEVMRLQHELDDLQGEFEAEIERLEGELRQQAARPDALPAPDGRLDPRDRPVYVISIAAELVDMHPQTLRLYERKQLIRPGRSSGKTRLYSERDIEHLREIRRLTQELGVNLAGVEEIMRLRHQLDAARSGLETNVRRIQDDISERMTKWRTLPQGEAAPEDEDGGV